A stretch of DNA from Bacillus sp. NP157:
GACCTTTCTGGCCCTGGGTGACAACGAACGATACGTGCTGCCCTTCCTGCAGCGATTTAAATCCTTGTCCCTGGATGCTTCGGAAATGGACGAAGACATCGGGGCCTCCCTCCCGTGAGATGAAGCCGAATCCCTTGGCGTCGTTGAACCACTTTACCGTCCCGGTCACGCGTGTTTGTCCTGGGCTGTTCATGGCACGTCCTCACTGATGTGATGCCTAGGCTAGGCCGCCGTGCGCGCGAAGGAATCCGACTAACGGCCTAGGCGTGGCCGACGAACTGTCGCCAGCTCAATCACTCACGGCGTGGCTGCCGCTTTTGCGTGGCGAAAAAGCCATGAAAAAAGCCGCCGGATCGCTCCGGCGGCTTTTCATG
This window harbors:
- a CDS encoding cold-shock protein — encoded protein: MNSPGQTRVTGTVKWFNDAKGFGFISREGGPDVFVHFRSIQGQGFKSLQEGQHVSFVVTQGQKGPQAEDVQTI